A stretch of the Panicum virgatum strain AP13 chromosome 9N, P.virgatum_v5, whole genome shotgun sequence genome encodes the following:
- the LOC120689747 gene encoding transcription factor SAC51-like produces the protein MGDKDNSWCHWPNSPWKFNTESSAGNICPPDVGLVDANLVALPTCLNMVAAPVPFFTASIAERPLPMTPRFVTTMVPSLELSAMYPSHKRPLVFYQENHTPIAAPLVRKGTLLDPVPELQGSNETNLTDVGAEETEGIHENTDEINALLDSDSDEGCEKVQELNRVRRPSPAENDTLSVESVASAGASAAGSARPAKKRRLCSGTDKSVVDTASSARLDHSIEQKLLVNDCDAESCCIGEVESDHKFALGGGEAVEGDNPDDQKQRRERIQETVAVLRKIVPGGIAKDATAVLDEAICYLQYLKLKVKMLGAVSL, from the coding sequence ATGGGGGACAAGGATAATTCTTGGTGCCATTGGCCTAATTCTCCATGGAAATTCAACACTGAAAGCTCTGCAGGCAATATCTGCCCACCTGATGTTGGCCTTGTTGACGCTAATTTGGTGGCATTGCCTACATGTCTGAACATGGTTGCTGCACCTGTGCCATTTTTCACAGCATCCATTGCTGAAAGACCTCTTCCAATGACTCCAAGATTTGTCACCACAATGGTGCCCAGTTTGGAATTGTCTGCAATGTATCCCTCACACAAGAGACCTCTAGTTTTCTACCAGGAGAATCATACTCCTATTGCAGCTCCTTTGGTGAGGAAGGGGACCCTCCTGGATCCTGTTCCAGAGCTCCAAGGTAGCAATGAGACTAATCTAACTGATGTTGGAGCAGAAGAAACCGAGGGTATTCATGAGAACACAGATGAGATTAATGCACTCCTGGATTCTGACTCGGATGAAGGGTGTGAAAAGGTGCAAGAACTCAACAGAGTTAGGAGGCCATCTCCTGCTGAGAATGACACCTTGAGTGTGGAATCAGTAGCCAGTGCTGGTGCTAGCGCAGCAGGTTCTGCGCGACCGGCCAAGAAGAGAAGGCTCTGCTCTGGCACTGACAAGTCTGTTGTGGACACAGCCAGTTCAGCAAGGCTCGATCATTCCATCGAACAGAAGCTTCTTGTCAACGACTGTGATGCAGAGTCCTGTTGCATTGGTGAAGTTGAGAGCGACCACAAGTTTGCTCTGGGGGGAGGTGAAGCTGTAGAAGGTGACAATCCCGACGACCAGAAGCAAAGAAGAGAGAGGATCCAAGAGACGGTTGCTGTGCTCAGGAAGATTGTCCCTGGGGGCATCGCCAAAGATGCCACGGCTGTTCTTGATGAAGCTATCTGCTACCTGCAGTACCTGAAACTGAAGGTCAAGATGCTGGGAGCTGTCTCGCTCTAG
- the LOC120692320 gene encoding phospholipase D alpha 1-like isoform X2, which translates to MGEPQTTQLLLHGVIDARIVAADLSVTSDGQLQPTKKIQMKRKVFSWIRKLPFCKCKPLENAIGLGMDGKLYATVDIDKARVGRTRMLEPVPSPRWNESFRIYCAHDASNIIFTVKADNAVGATLIGRAYLPTKDVVAGGKVERWLDICDEKRQPLGGGDKIHVQLQFTDVAADPGGGWGTGVGSAAYRGVPRTFFEQRRGCRVRLYGDAHIADGFAPRVALAGGGMYEPRRCWVDVFEAINAARRMVYIAGWSVNSDVQLVRDPRQPSSETLGQLLIRKADEGVTVLMLVWDDRTSVGLGPIKRDGLMATHDDDTAGFFRGTKVHCVLCPRNPDKDRSYVQDVETATMFTHHQKTVIVDGGGPNAPPGLVSFLGGIDLCDGRYDTQEHPLFRTLGTTHNKDFHQPNFPGASIRKGGPREPWHDVHCRVEGPAAWDVLDNFEQRWRKQGSGDNLLVTLDKGWASREAAASRDAESWNVQVFRSIDGGAAAGFPENRDEAPDEAAARGLVSGKDHVIERSIQDAYIHAIRRARDFIYIENQYFLGSSYAWRQNDGVTVEAINALHLIPKELSLKIVSKIEAGERFAVYVVVPLWPEGVPESGSVQAILDWQRRTMEMMYRDITLAIRAKGLQADPRDYLTFFCLGNREAPAPGEYAPPERPDPDTDYERAQQARRFMIYVHAKTMIVDDEYVIVGSANINQRSMDGGRDTEIAMGAYQPSYLATRARPARGQVHGFRVALWQEHLGQAAAAAAGDLLLRPSNLACVRRMNQVAQQHWDMFASDTFQGDLPGHLMAYPIVVGDEGKITAMTQQFPDTKAKVLGSKSNVLPPILTT; encoded by the exons ATGGGAGAGCCACAGACGAcgcagctgctgctgcacgGGGTGATCGACGCCAGGATCGTGGCGGCCGACCTGTCCGTCACGTCAGACGGCCAGCTGCAGCCGACCAAGAAG AttcagatgaagaggaaggtctTCTCATGGATCAGGAAGCTGCCCTTCTGCAAATGCAAG CCGCTGGAGAACGCCATCGGCCTCGGCATGGACGGCAAGCTGTACGCGACGGTGGACATCGACAAGGCGCGCGTCGGGCGGACGCGCATGCTGGAGCCCGTCCCCTCCCCGCGGTGGAACGAGTCCTTCCGCATCTACTGCGCGCACGACGCCAGCAACATCATCTTCACCGTCAAGGCCGACAACGCCGTCGGCGCCACGCTCATCGGCCGCGCCTACCTGCCCACCAAGgacgtcgtcgccggcgggaAGGTGGAGCGGTGGCTCGACATCTGCGACGAGAAGCGGCAGCCCCTGGGGGGCGGGGACAAGATACACGTCCAGCTCCAGTTCACGGACGTCGCGGCGGACCCGGGGGGCGGCTGGGGCACCGGCGTCGGCAGCGCCGCGTACAGGGGCGTCCCGCGCACCTTCTTCGAGCAGCGCCGCGGCTGCCGGGTGCGGCTGTACGGGGACGCGCACATCGCCGACGGCTTCGCGCCGCGtgtcgcgctcgccggcggcgggatgtACGAgccgcgccggtgctgggtggaCGTGTTCGAGGCGATCAACGCCGCCCGGCGGATGGTGTACATCGCCGGGTGGTCCGTGAACAGCGACGTCCAGCTGGTGCGCGACCCGCGGCAGCCGTCGTCGGAGACGCTCGGCCAGCTGCTCATCCGCAAGGCCGACGAGGGCGTCACGGTGCTGATGCTGGTGTGGGACGACCGGACGTCTGTGGGGCTCGGCCCGATCAAGCGCGACGGGCTGATGGCCACGCACGACGATGACACGGCGGGCTTCTTCCGCGGCACCAAGGTGCACTGTGTGCTCTGCCCGCGGAATCCCGACAAGGACCGGAGCTACGTGCAGGACGTCGAGACGGCCACCATGTTCACGCACCACCAGAAGACGGTgatcgtcgacggcggcggccccaaCGCGCCGCCGGGCCTGGTGAGCTTCCTCGGCGGCATCGACCTGTGCGACGGGAGGTACGACACGCAGGAGCACCCGCTGTTCCGCACGCTGGGCACCACGCACAACAAGGACTTCCACCAGCCCAACTTCCCCGGCGCGTCCATCAGAAAGGGCGGGCCCAGGGAGCCGTGGCACGACGTCCACTGCCGCGTCGAGGGCCCGGCGGCGTGGGACGTGCTCGACAACTTCGAGCAGCGGTGGCGGAAGCAGGGCAGCGGCGACAACCTCCTGGTCACGCTGGACAAAGGGTGGGCGTCGCGCGAGGCGGCCGCCTCGCGCGACGCCGAGTCCTGGAACGTGCAGGTGTTCCGGTccatcgacggcggcgcggcggcggggttccCGGAGAACCGCGACGAGGCCCCCGacgaggccgcggcgcgcggcctgGTGAGCGGCAAGGACCACGTGATCGAGCGCAGCATCCAGGACGCGTACATCCACGCCATCCGCCGCGCGCGGGACTTCATCTACATCGAGAACCAGTACTTCCTGGGGAGCTCCTACGCGTGGCGGCAGAACGACGGCGTCACGGTGGAGGCCATCAACGCGCTGCACCTCATCCCCAAGGAGCTGTCGCTCAAGATCGTGAGCAAGAtcgaggccggcgagcggttCGCCGTGTACGTGGTGGTGCCCCTGTGGCCGGAGGGCGTGCCGGAGAGCGGCTCCGTGCAGGCCATCCTGGACTGGCAGCGCCGCACCATGGAGATGATGTACAGGGACATCACGCTGGCCATCCGCGCCAAGGGACTCCAGGCCGACCCCAGGGACTACCTCACCTTCTTCTGCCTCGGCAACCGCGAGGCGCCGGCCCCCGGCGAGTACGCGCCGCCGGAGCGGCCGGACCCCGACACCGACTACGAGAGGGCGCAGCAGGCCAGGCGCTTCATGATCTACGTCCACGCCAAGACGATGATCG TCGACGACGAGTACGTCATCGTGGGGTCGGCGAACATCAACCAGCGCTCCATGGACGGCGGCCGCGACACGGAGATCGCGATGGGCGCGTACCAGCCGAGCTACCTGGCGACCAGGGCCCGGCCGGCGAGGGGGCAGGTCCACGGCTTCCGGGTCGCGCTGTGGCAGGAGCACCTGGgccaggcggccgcggcggcggcgggagacctcctcctccggccgtCGAACCTGGCTTGCGTGCGCCGGATGAACCAGGTGGCGCAGCAGCACTGGGACATGTTCGCGAGCGACACGTTCCAGGGCGACCTCCCTGGGCACCTCATGGCGTACCCGATCGTTGTGGGCGACGAGGGCAAGATCACGGCGATGACACAGCAGTTCCCGGACACCAAGGCGAAGGTGCTCGGCAGCAAGTCCAACGTCCTCCCGCCCATCCTCACCACATGA
- the LOC120692320 gene encoding phospholipase D alpha 1-like isoform X1, whose amino-acid sequence MGEPQTTQLLLHGVIDARIVAADLSVTSDGQLQPTKKIQMKRKVFSWIRKLPFCKCKQPLENAIGLGMDGKLYATVDIDKARVGRTRMLEPVPSPRWNESFRIYCAHDASNIIFTVKADNAVGATLIGRAYLPTKDVVAGGKVERWLDICDEKRQPLGGGDKIHVQLQFTDVAADPGGGWGTGVGSAAYRGVPRTFFEQRRGCRVRLYGDAHIADGFAPRVALAGGGMYEPRRCWVDVFEAINAARRMVYIAGWSVNSDVQLVRDPRQPSSETLGQLLIRKADEGVTVLMLVWDDRTSVGLGPIKRDGLMATHDDDTAGFFRGTKVHCVLCPRNPDKDRSYVQDVETATMFTHHQKTVIVDGGGPNAPPGLVSFLGGIDLCDGRYDTQEHPLFRTLGTTHNKDFHQPNFPGASIRKGGPREPWHDVHCRVEGPAAWDVLDNFEQRWRKQGSGDNLLVTLDKGWASREAAASRDAESWNVQVFRSIDGGAAAGFPENRDEAPDEAAARGLVSGKDHVIERSIQDAYIHAIRRARDFIYIENQYFLGSSYAWRQNDGVTVEAINALHLIPKELSLKIVSKIEAGERFAVYVVVPLWPEGVPESGSVQAILDWQRRTMEMMYRDITLAIRAKGLQADPRDYLTFFCLGNREAPAPGEYAPPERPDPDTDYERAQQARRFMIYVHAKTMIVDDEYVIVGSANINQRSMDGGRDTEIAMGAYQPSYLATRARPARGQVHGFRVALWQEHLGQAAAAAAGDLLLRPSNLACVRRMNQVAQQHWDMFASDTFQGDLPGHLMAYPIVVGDEGKITAMTQQFPDTKAKVLGSKSNVLPPILTT is encoded by the exons ATGGGAGAGCCACAGACGAcgcagctgctgctgcacgGGGTGATCGACGCCAGGATCGTGGCGGCCGACCTGTCCGTCACGTCAGACGGCCAGCTGCAGCCGACCAAGAAG AttcagatgaagaggaaggtctTCTCATGGATCAGGAAGCTGCCCTTCTGCAAATGCAAG CAGCCGCTGGAGAACGCCATCGGCCTCGGCATGGACGGCAAGCTGTACGCGACGGTGGACATCGACAAGGCGCGCGTCGGGCGGACGCGCATGCTGGAGCCCGTCCCCTCCCCGCGGTGGAACGAGTCCTTCCGCATCTACTGCGCGCACGACGCCAGCAACATCATCTTCACCGTCAAGGCCGACAACGCCGTCGGCGCCACGCTCATCGGCCGCGCCTACCTGCCCACCAAGgacgtcgtcgccggcgggaAGGTGGAGCGGTGGCTCGACATCTGCGACGAGAAGCGGCAGCCCCTGGGGGGCGGGGACAAGATACACGTCCAGCTCCAGTTCACGGACGTCGCGGCGGACCCGGGGGGCGGCTGGGGCACCGGCGTCGGCAGCGCCGCGTACAGGGGCGTCCCGCGCACCTTCTTCGAGCAGCGCCGCGGCTGCCGGGTGCGGCTGTACGGGGACGCGCACATCGCCGACGGCTTCGCGCCGCGtgtcgcgctcgccggcggcgggatgtACGAgccgcgccggtgctgggtggaCGTGTTCGAGGCGATCAACGCCGCCCGGCGGATGGTGTACATCGCCGGGTGGTCCGTGAACAGCGACGTCCAGCTGGTGCGCGACCCGCGGCAGCCGTCGTCGGAGACGCTCGGCCAGCTGCTCATCCGCAAGGCCGACGAGGGCGTCACGGTGCTGATGCTGGTGTGGGACGACCGGACGTCTGTGGGGCTCGGCCCGATCAAGCGCGACGGGCTGATGGCCACGCACGACGATGACACGGCGGGCTTCTTCCGCGGCACCAAGGTGCACTGTGTGCTCTGCCCGCGGAATCCCGACAAGGACCGGAGCTACGTGCAGGACGTCGAGACGGCCACCATGTTCACGCACCACCAGAAGACGGTgatcgtcgacggcggcggccccaaCGCGCCGCCGGGCCTGGTGAGCTTCCTCGGCGGCATCGACCTGTGCGACGGGAGGTACGACACGCAGGAGCACCCGCTGTTCCGCACGCTGGGCACCACGCACAACAAGGACTTCCACCAGCCCAACTTCCCCGGCGCGTCCATCAGAAAGGGCGGGCCCAGGGAGCCGTGGCACGACGTCCACTGCCGCGTCGAGGGCCCGGCGGCGTGGGACGTGCTCGACAACTTCGAGCAGCGGTGGCGGAAGCAGGGCAGCGGCGACAACCTCCTGGTCACGCTGGACAAAGGGTGGGCGTCGCGCGAGGCGGCCGCCTCGCGCGACGCCGAGTCCTGGAACGTGCAGGTGTTCCGGTccatcgacggcggcgcggcggcggggttccCGGAGAACCGCGACGAGGCCCCCGacgaggccgcggcgcgcggcctgGTGAGCGGCAAGGACCACGTGATCGAGCGCAGCATCCAGGACGCGTACATCCACGCCATCCGCCGCGCGCGGGACTTCATCTACATCGAGAACCAGTACTTCCTGGGGAGCTCCTACGCGTGGCGGCAGAACGACGGCGTCACGGTGGAGGCCATCAACGCGCTGCACCTCATCCCCAAGGAGCTGTCGCTCAAGATCGTGAGCAAGAtcgaggccggcgagcggttCGCCGTGTACGTGGTGGTGCCCCTGTGGCCGGAGGGCGTGCCGGAGAGCGGCTCCGTGCAGGCCATCCTGGACTGGCAGCGCCGCACCATGGAGATGATGTACAGGGACATCACGCTGGCCATCCGCGCCAAGGGACTCCAGGCCGACCCCAGGGACTACCTCACCTTCTTCTGCCTCGGCAACCGCGAGGCGCCGGCCCCCGGCGAGTACGCGCCGCCGGAGCGGCCGGACCCCGACACCGACTACGAGAGGGCGCAGCAGGCCAGGCGCTTCATGATCTACGTCCACGCCAAGACGATGATCG TCGACGACGAGTACGTCATCGTGGGGTCGGCGAACATCAACCAGCGCTCCATGGACGGCGGCCGCGACACGGAGATCGCGATGGGCGCGTACCAGCCGAGCTACCTGGCGACCAGGGCCCGGCCGGCGAGGGGGCAGGTCCACGGCTTCCGGGTCGCGCTGTGGCAGGAGCACCTGGgccaggcggccgcggcggcggcgggagacctcctcctccggccgtCGAACCTGGCTTGCGTGCGCCGGATGAACCAGGTGGCGCAGCAGCACTGGGACATGTTCGCGAGCGACACGTTCCAGGGCGACCTCCCTGGGCACCTCATGGCGTACCCGATCGTTGTGGGCGACGAGGGCAAGATCACGGCGATGACACAGCAGTTCCCGGACACCAAGGCGAAGGTGCTCGGCAGCAAGTCCAACGTCCTCCCGCCCATCCTCACCACATGA